One Malania oleifera isolate guangnan ecotype guangnan chromosome 9, ASM2987363v1, whole genome shotgun sequence DNA segment encodes these proteins:
- the LOC131163801 gene encoding uncharacterized protein LOC131163801 isoform X1 — protein sequence MQREAMEEKGKGSERWSSAIANLSEMASNLDSLQKLLMKKAVFVDEETYAKASLSSEQARTIKVLEQRVETLERELDAAITAAARARSEKRQAEAAQKAAELHVQEVSRELENTTKVFELHMEELRAKQEEISRRDNDIKVLEAIIQTLGGKESRSSKGCTSNTPGMCLHGV from the exons ATGCAGCGGGAGGCGATGGAGGAGAAGGGCAAGGGAAGCGAGAGATGGAGCTCAGCCATCGCGAACCTTTCGGAAATGGCTTCTAATCTCGACTCTCTGCAAAAGCTACTCATGAAGAAAGCTGTATTTGTGGACGAAGAGACCTATGCCAAAGCCTCTCTGAGCTCAGAGCAAGCCCGTACCATCAAG GTTCTTGAACAAAGGGTAGAGACTTTGGAACGTGAACTTGATGCTGCTATTACAGCTGCTGCTCGTGCTCGTTCAGAAAAACGACAGGCTGAGGCTGCACAAAAAGCTGCTGAATTACATGTACAGGAGGTCTCCAGAGAGCTTGAAAACACAACAA AGGTATTTGAGCTGCACATGGAGGAGTTACGTGCAAAGCAGGAAGAGATCTCCCGGAGAGACAATGATATTAAAGTTTTAGAAGCTATTATTCAAACACTTGGTGGAAAAGAGTCGCGATCGTCGAAGGG GTGTACTTCCAACACTCCCGGAATGTGTCTTCATGGAGTATAG
- the LOC131163801 gene encoding uncharacterized protein LOC131163801 isoform X2 encodes MQREAMEEKGKGSERWSSAIANLSEMASNLDSLQKLLMKKAVFVDEETYAKASLSSEQARTIKVLEQRVETLERELDAAITAAARARSEKRQAEAAQKAAELHVQEVSRELENTTKVFELHMEELRAKQEEISRRDNDIKVLEAIIQTLGGKESRSSKGTSSRSSFENSRFL; translated from the exons ATGCAGCGGGAGGCGATGGAGGAGAAGGGCAAGGGAAGCGAGAGATGGAGCTCAGCCATCGCGAACCTTTCGGAAATGGCTTCTAATCTCGACTCTCTGCAAAAGCTACTCATGAAGAAAGCTGTATTTGTGGACGAAGAGACCTATGCCAAAGCCTCTCTGAGCTCAGAGCAAGCCCGTACCATCAAG GTTCTTGAACAAAGGGTAGAGACTTTGGAACGTGAACTTGATGCTGCTATTACAGCTGCTGCTCGTGCTCGTTCAGAAAAACGACAGGCTGAGGCTGCACAAAAAGCTGCTGAATTACATGTACAGGAGGTCTCCAGAGAGCTTGAAAACACAACAA AGGTATTTGAGCTGCACATGGAGGAGTTACGTGCAAAGCAGGAAGAGATCTCCCGGAGAGACAATGATATTAAAGTTTTAGAAGCTATTATTCAAACACTTGGTGGAAAAGAGTCGCGATCGTCGAAGGG gacatcctcgaggtcaagCTTTGAGAActcgaggtttttataa